Proteins co-encoded in one Thamnophis elegans isolate rThaEle1 chromosome 1, rThaEle1.pri, whole genome shotgun sequence genomic window:
- the LOC116523683 gene encoding 40S ribosomal protein S2-like: MREAHFYLSQAPHTGLPQRPYSQATYTPSPASPRLSGTNIPCSLMPGCEQAGCGGYEFFLGYLLKDEVLKIMPVQKQKRAGTRFKAFVVAIGDDNDHVGLKVKCSEEVALTICGAIILVKVSIVPVRRGYWGNKPHPMPYNVTGRCGSILVCLSPAPCSTGIVSAPVPKKLMMMTGIDDCYTSARGCNANFAKMSNFAKATFDAVSKTYSYLSPDLWKEMVVTKSPCQEFTDHLVKTHTTRVSVQRTQAADVAT, from the exons ATGCGGGAGGCCCACTTCTACTTGTCCCAGGCACCTCACACTGGCTTACCTCAGAGACCCTACAGCCAGGCAACCTACACCCCATCACCTGCCTCGCCTCGCCTCAGTGGCACCAACATACCATGCAGCCTCATGCCCGGCTGCGAGCAAGCAGGCTGCGGGGGCTATGAG ttCTTCCTGGGTTACTTGCTGAAGGATGAAGTTTTGAAAATCATGCCAGTGCAGAAGCAAAAACGGGCAGGCACCAGGTTCAAGGCCTTTGTTGTTGCCATTGGGGATGACAATGATCATGTTGGTCTCAAAGTCAAGTGCTCTGAAGAAGTTGCCTTGACCATTTGTGGGGCCATCATACTGGTGAAAGTCTCTATCGTGCCAGTGAGGCGAGGCTATTGGGGAAACAAGCCTCACCCTATGCCATACAATGTGACAGGCCGGTGTGGGTCCATCCTGGTTTGCCTCAGTCCTGCCCCATGTAGCACAGGGATTGTGTCTGCCCCTGTTCCCAAGAAGCTAATGATGATGACGGGAATTGATGATTGCTACACCTCAGCCAGGGGCTGCAATGCTAATTTTGCAAAAATGAGCAATTTTGCTAAAGCCACCTTTGATGCTGTTTCCAAGACTTACAGTTATCTGTCCCCTGATCTCTGGAAAGAAATGGTTGTCACTAAATCTCCTTGTCAGGAGTTCACTGATCATCTGGTGAAGACCCACACTACCAGAGTGTCTGTGCAAAGAACTCAGGCAGCTGATGTGGCAACCTAA